From Pseudothermotoga thermarum DSM 5069, a single genomic window includes:
- a CDS encoding protease complex subunit PrcB family protein produces the protein MQKLFFAFLLFGVTLMGFVYYAPVEVVFPSEYYQSVGTRSFNVQYMILSKENEIVLLLKAWRFAPALVSTDVFDVQIVGPNFVHSFEIKGKRRNFYIDLPQHLFILPKETSKILVSGLEVDLQVQKSKDTFLVKPVRGTNEPSVLIFDENRKQTTRFEFGTKIFVVISAGEKPTGGYSIEVDSVLVEEGKIIIKAHVVSPKPTDMVTQVFTYPAVEVELVGLQKGLYTMQVLLVDGTNQHEFLEKIEVF, from the coding sequence ATGCAAAAGTTGTTTTTTGCATTTTTGCTTTTTGGAGTTACTCTAATGGGCTTTGTTTACTATGCTCCAGTTGAAGTTGTTTTTCCTTCGGAATATTACCAATCGGTTGGAACAAGATCTTTCAACGTTCAATACATGATACTTTCAAAAGAAAATGAAATTGTTCTTCTTTTGAAAGCCTGGCGCTTTGCACCCGCGCTTGTTTCAACCGATGTTTTCGACGTGCAAATTGTTGGTCCCAATTTTGTACACAGTTTTGAAATCAAAGGAAAAAGGAGAAACTTTTACATTGATTTACCTCAACATCTTTTCATCTTACCAAAGGAAACCAGCAAAATATTGGTCTCTGGTTTGGAAGTGGATCTTCAAGTACAAAAGTCAAAAGACACTTTTCTTGTTAAACCAGTCAGAGGCACCAATGAACCGAGTGTACTAATTTTTGATGAGAATCGCAAACAAACAACACGTTTTGAATTCGGAACCAAGATTTTTGTGGTTATAAGCGCAGGTGAAAAACCAACTGGTGGATACAGCATTGAAGTTGATTCGGTTTTGGTGGAAGAAGGAAAGATAATCATTAAAGCACATGTTGTTTCACCAAAGCCAACGGATATGGTTACACAGGTTTTCACATACCCGGCAGTCGAAGTTGAACTTGTTGGCTTGCAAAAAGGTCTTTACACCATGCAAGTTTTGTTGGTCGATGGGACTAACCAACATGAGTTTTTGGAAAAAATAGAAGTCTTCTAG